Proteins encoded together in one Carya illinoinensis cultivar Pawnee chromosome 3, C.illinoinensisPawnee_v1, whole genome shotgun sequence window:
- the LOC122305303 gene encoding LOB domain-containing protein 16-like: MASEAGAGTGTGSPCGACKFLRRKCASDCIFAPYFCSEQGPARFAAIHKVFGASNVSKLLLHVPVHDRCEAVVTIAYEAQARIRDPVYGCVAHIFALQQQVACLQAQLMQVKAQLAQSVIDPRSIENQCPGNGVPVVPNYPIYMNPISPQSSLESIDHSNDGRNMQEIQSREDCSFQPYSKKRPYNNDLGLGELQELALRMMRN, encoded by the exons ATGGCATCTGAGGCTGGGGCTGGGACTGGAACTGGCTCGCCTTGCGGGGCATGCAAGTTTCTTAGGCGAAAGTGCGCATCAGATTGTATCTTTGCGCCTTATTTTTGCTCGGAGCAAGGCCCTGCAAGATTTGCAGCCATTCACAAGGTGTTTGGTGCTAGCAATGTATCCAAACTTTTGCTGCACGTCCCGGTTCATGATCGGTGTGAGGCTGTTGTCACAATTGCCTATGAAGCTCAAGCACGGATTAGAGACCCCGTCTATGGATGTGTAGCCCACATTTTCGCCTTGCAACAGCAg GTGGCGTGCTTGCAAGCACAATTGATGCAAGTGAAGGCTCAGCTGGCTCAAAGCGTGATCGATCCGAGGAGCATCGAGAATCAGTGTCCAGGGAATGGGGTGCCAGTGGTTCCAAATTATCCAATTTACATGAATCCCATTTCCCCTCAGAGCTCACTGGAGTCAATTGACCACAGCAATGACGGGAGGAACATGCAAGAAATACAAAGCAGAGAAGATTGCTCATTCCAACCTTATTCTAAGAAAAGACCATATAACAATGACTTGGGTTTGGGTGAGCTTCAGGAACTGGCCCTCAGAATGATGAGGAACTAA